The following proteins come from a genomic window of Mariniflexile sp. TRM1-10:
- a CDS encoding glycoside hydrolase family 140 protein, with protein MTKKIKPFKIFIAASLVALIVSCKETKKEQVEIQPETVGIQQLQVSANGHYFQTEDGKPFFWLGDTGWLAFNKLNRDEIDAYFEDRKQKGYNVIQIMTMHSLEVANVYGDSAVVNKDLSKPLVIEGADFNDAEAYDFWDHVDYALDVAEEKGLYLGMVPIWGSPISEGKVTLEQAKTYAIFLAERYKDRKNIVWLNGGDTFGNENTETWNAIGEILHAENPERLITFHPRGRTDSSDDFHNENWLDFNMFQSGHRRYDQDDTERAYGQDNYKFVQVDFNLKPTKPTLDGEPSYEGIPQGLHDTLQPLWNDNDLRRYAYWSVFAGGAGFTYGNNHVMQMHENHTKPEAYGSKTYWLEALNDPGAKQMVYVKDLMLKYDYFNRIPDASLVANQGEKYDYIAATRGEDYALFYTYNGKTISVNMGKIKGNDVEASWYNPKNGEITKIGTFKNEGVQDFDPSGEQVDGNDWVLILTSK; from the coding sequence ATGACTAAAAAGATAAAACCCTTTAAAATTTTTATAGCGGCTAGTTTAGTGGCGTTAATAGTTTCTTGTAAAGAAACCAAAAAAGAACAGGTAGAAATTCAGCCAGAAACAGTAGGTATACAGCAATTACAAGTTTCTGCTAACGGACATTACTTTCAAACAGAAGATGGAAAACCATTTTTTTGGCTGGGAGATACGGGTTGGTTGGCTTTTAATAAGTTAAATAGAGATGAAATTGATGCCTATTTTGAAGACAGGAAACAAAAAGGTTATAATGTTATTCAAATTATGACGATGCATTCTTTGGAAGTTGCCAATGTTTATGGTGATTCGGCAGTGGTAAACAAAGATTTGTCTAAGCCTTTAGTAATCGAAGGCGCCGATTTTAATGATGCTGAAGCTTACGATTTCTGGGATCATGTAGATTACGCTTTAGATGTTGCCGAAGAAAAAGGATTGTACTTAGGTATGGTACCTATTTGGGGGTCGCCAATTAGCGAGGGTAAAGTAACTTTAGAGCAGGCTAAAACCTATGCAATTTTTTTAGCCGAACGTTATAAAGACAGAAAAAATATCGTTTGGTTAAATGGAGGCGATACTTTTGGAAATGAAAATACCGAAACATGGAATGCCATTGGTGAAATTTTGCATGCTGAAAATCCTGAACGATTAATAACTTTCCATCCGCGTGGACGCACCGATTCTTCCGATGATTTTCATAATGAAAATTGGTTAGATTTTAACATGTTTCAATCAGGCCACCGTCGTTATGATCAAGATGATACCGAACGCGCTTATGGACAAGACAATTACAAATTTGTTCAAGTCGATTTCAATCTAAAACCCACAAAACCAACGTTAGATGGCGAACCATCGTACGAAGGTATCCCCCAAGGTTTGCACGATACCTTGCAACCTTTATGGAACGATAACGATTTACGCCGTTACGCCTATTGGTCTGTTTTTGCAGGTGGAGCGGGTTTTACCTATGGTAATAATCACGTCATGCAAATGCACGAAAACCATACAAAGCCAGAAGCCTACGGAAGCAAAACATATTGGTTAGAGGCATTAAATGATCCTGGTGCTAAACAAATGGTCTATGTGAAAGACTTAATGTTGAAATACGATTATTTTAATCGCATTCCAGATGCAAGTTTAGTCGCTAATCAAGGTGAAAAATACGATTATATAGCAGCAACCAGAGGTGAAGACTATGCACTGTTTTACACTTATAACGGAAAAACCATATCTGTAAATATGGGTAAAATTAAAGGAAATGACGTTGAAGCTTCGTGGTACAATCCTAAAAATGGTGAAATTACCAAAATAGGAACTTTTAAAAATGAAGGTGTTCAGGATTTTGATCCATCAGGAGAACAAGTTGATGGAAACGATTGGGTGCTAATTTTAACTTCAAAATAA
- a CDS encoding DUF3826 domain-containing protein: MLRKISLSILLLAFVNIQAQQHLDPEYIKVTNERAAKIVDELKLENPEKEQAVTNIIAEQYRNLSKLQDERDAKIEALKKDDVSKEKQNSKIDKLKSNTDKSIAKLHKSYLKKLSAQLSSDKVDEVKDGMTYGVLPKTYAAFLEMIPSLTQEEKDYIYNNLKEAREKAIDGGSSKEKHAWFGKYKGRINNYLSARGYDLEKERDGWYERIEERKKAESNQ; the protein is encoded by the coding sequence ATGTTAAGAAAAATAAGTTTAAGTATTCTGCTTTTAGCTTTTGTAAATATTCAGGCACAACAACATTTAGATCCTGAATATATAAAAGTAACAAACGAACGTGCTGCTAAAATTGTAGATGAATTGAAGTTGGAAAACCCTGAAAAAGAACAGGCAGTTACCAATATTATAGCAGAACAATACCGTAACCTAAGTAAGTTACAGGATGAAAGGGATGCTAAAATAGAAGCTTTAAAAAAAGATGATGTATCAAAAGAAAAGCAAAATTCTAAAATAGATAAATTAAAATCCAACACAGATAAATCAATTGCCAAATTACATAAGTCGTATTTAAAAAAATTATCTGCTCAATTAAGTTCAGACAAAGTTGATGAAGTTAAAGACGGTATGACTTATGGTGTGTTACCTAAAACATATGCCGCTTTTTTAGAAATGATACCGAGTTTAACCCAAGAGGAAAAAGATTATATTTATAATAACTTAAAAGAAGCAAGAGAAAAAGCCATAGATGGTGGTTCTTCAAAAGAAAAACATGCTTGGTTTGGTAAATACAAAGGAAGAATCAACAACTATTTATCAGCACGAGGGTACGATTTAGAAAAAGAAAGAGACGGTTGGTATGAGCGTATTGAGGAACGCAAAAAAGCCGAATCCAATCAATAA
- a CDS encoding glycoside hydrolase family 43 protein, whose amino-acid sequence MKKILVLILLVSLFNCASIKEVYLFTSFREPATEGLYLAYSEDGYHWEDLKGPYLKPETGASKIMRDPSIVKGKDKTYHMVWTTDWKGGNGFGYASSKDLINWSEQQYIPVMAHEPDVVNVWAPEIFYDEDEDRYIIIWASTIPFRFEKGIEDENNNHRMYYVTTKDFKTFSDTKLFLDPGFSVIDCVIVKRGKDDYALIIKDNTRPNRNLKVAFGKSPLGPFENISEPYTGFLSEGPTVLQQDGKYMIYYDNYGEKNYKAVRTQDFKTFEDLSAKIKLPEGHKHGTITTISKRILKGLIEKSKEK is encoded by the coding sequence ATGAAAAAAATACTGGTATTAATTCTTTTGGTTAGTTTGTTTAATTGTGCTTCAATAAAAGAGGTTTACCTTTTTACGTCTTTTAGAGAGCCAGCAACCGAAGGGTTGTATTTGGCATATAGCGAAGACGGTTATCATTGGGAGGATTTAAAAGGGCCTTATTTAAAACCAGAAACAGGCGCTAGTAAAATTATGCGCGATCCATCCATTGTAAAAGGAAAAGACAAGACTTACCACATGGTTTGGACAACCGATTGGAAAGGTGGTAATGGTTTTGGCTATGCCAGTTCAAAAGATTTGATAAACTGGAGCGAACAGCAATACATTCCAGTTATGGCACATGAACCCGATGTGGTTAATGTTTGGGCACCCGAAATCTTTTATGATGAAGATGAAGACCGATACATCATTATTTGGGCATCAACAATCCCATTTCGTTTTGAAAAAGGTATTGAGGATGAAAACAACAACCACCGCATGTATTATGTAACGACGAAAGATTTTAAAACCTTTTCAGATACTAAATTATTTTTAGACCCAGGATTTAGCGTGATTGATTGTGTGATTGTAAAGCGCGGAAAAGATGATTATGCTTTAATTATAAAAGACAATACAAGACCAAATAGAAATCTAAAAGTAGCCTTTGGGAAGTCGCCTTTAGGACCTTTTGAAAATATTTCAGAGCCATACACGGGGTTTTTATCCGAAGGCCCCACCGTGTTACAGCAGGATGGGAAATACATGATTTATTACGATAATTACGGAGAGAAAAATTATAAAGCCGTACGGACTCAAGACTTTAAAACATTTGAGGATCTATCTGCCAAAATAAAACTCCCAGAAGGGCATAAGCATGGTACCATTACGACCATTTCAAAACGTATTTTAAAAGGTTTAATAGAGAAAAGTAAAGAGAAATGA
- a CDS encoding DUF6298 domain-containing protein, translating to MNFISLKNIVFYQKDKFILSSIALFFVVNNGFAQNRFPDIVKNKNGDIVHVADSLGNQIPDFSYAGYMASEKAIPNVEAKIFVPNQTEDATQKIQAAIDYVGNLKANASGFRGAVLLDKGTFKINGTLYIKKSGVVLRGSGNADNETLLLGTGISREALIRVVGVDDKKYRDTLDFETSFTPLGATKIQIKNATQLKVSDEIIIKKPLTETWIKALQMQDFGGETGWIGWKTRDWDISWNRVVTNINGNEVTLNAPLTMALDDAYGKANIISYTWQGRIERVGIENLAMKSTFDASNVKDDMHRWFGISMEHVKNAWVRQVNFKHLAGSAVSLLKTAQQITVEDCISTEPVSEIAAFRRHTFYTEGQQTLFQRCYSENGYHDFAVGGFGTTGPNAFVQCESVMPFSDSGTIGSWATGVLFDIVKIDGDALSYENRGQYGRGAGWSAANSVIWETSASKITCYSPPTAQNWAFGVWGGIMTGNGHWKDVNNHITPRSLFYAQLENRLEKLPMDPYVFDMGSEPSTSPTLEQAEELTKEALKPIISLPEWIQHVSKSNAIPVNTSKLKSINDLKLNTIRETSAERSRSSEKNNKSKVEIKNGWLTSNGKIIAGKQANVQWWRGSLRAHDIKNASAHVTRFVPGRIGTGFTDNLEEVVDYFSKKNIVALEHNYGLWYERRMDDHERTRRIDADVWPPFYEQPFARTGQGLAWDHLSKYDLTKYNDWYWNRLDSFANLAESKGQLLINQQYFQHNILEAGAHWSSSPWRSANNINDTGFPEPVPYAGDKRIFMAEQFYDVSNENRKKLHQQFIRKSLENFHDNSNVIQLTSAEYTGPLHFMQFWLDEVAKWRDETSGKGIIGLSATKDVQDAILDDAKYSKTVDLIDIRYWHYREDGTAYAPEGGKNLAPRQHARKMKTGKETEEQVYRAVREYRSKYPQKVVLYSTNASPRFGWPILMAGGSLANIPNIEISGFYKALSEMKVDENQNVNSNFWTLENKGESYLFYLKNTKTITLDLSNFQGTYEVFWIDLSSGDVISKTMIKGNTIQTLLAPSVQAKAVFIKKK from the coding sequence ATGAATTTTATCTCTCTCAAAAACATCGTTTTTTATCAAAAAGATAAATTTATTTTATCAAGTATAGCGTTGTTTTTTGTTGTAAATAACGGATTTGCCCAAAACAGGTTTCCAGATATTGTGAAAAATAAAAATGGGGACATTGTACATGTTGCCGATAGTTTAGGGAATCAAATACCAGATTTTTCATATGCTGGGTATATGGCATCCGAAAAAGCCATTCCAAATGTTGAAGCCAAAATCTTTGTGCCAAATCAAACCGAAGATGCTACTCAAAAAATACAAGCAGCTATTGACTATGTGGGTAATTTAAAAGCCAATGCCTCAGGATTTCGTGGCGCTGTACTTTTAGATAAAGGCACATTTAAAATTAACGGGACGTTATACATTAAAAAATCGGGGGTTGTTTTAAGAGGAAGCGGAAACGCCGATAACGAAACACTACTTTTAGGCACAGGCATTAGCCGTGAAGCTTTAATTCGGGTTGTAGGCGTTGATGATAAAAAGTACAGGGATACGTTGGATTTCGAAACATCTTTTACACCGCTTGGTGCTACTAAAATTCAGATAAAAAACGCGACCCAACTAAAAGTTTCCGATGAAATAATTATAAAAAAACCTTTAACTGAAACATGGATTAAGGCATTGCAAATGCAAGACTTTGGAGGTGAAACAGGTTGGATTGGATGGAAAACCAGAGATTGGGATATATCTTGGAACCGAGTTGTTACAAACATAAACGGAAATGAAGTCACACTTAATGCACCTCTAACCATGGCGTTGGATGATGCTTACGGAAAAGCAAACATCATTTCATATACTTGGCAAGGAAGAATTGAACGGGTTGGAATAGAAAACCTAGCAATGAAATCAACTTTTGATGCTTCAAATGTAAAAGATGACATGCATCGCTGGTTTGGTATTAGTATGGAGCATGTTAAAAATGCTTGGGTACGTCAAGTCAATTTTAAGCATTTAGCAGGTTCTGCGGTCTCGTTATTAAAGACAGCGCAACAAATTACGGTTGAAGATTGTATTTCCACCGAACCTGTTTCCGAGATTGCCGCATTTCGAAGACACACATTTTACACCGAAGGACAACAAACATTGTTTCAGCGTTGCTATTCAGAAAATGGTTATCACGATTTTGCGGTGGGTGGTTTTGGTACCACAGGACCCAACGCTTTTGTGCAATGCGAATCGGTTATGCCTTTTAGTGATAGTGGCACTATTGGCAGTTGGGCAACAGGTGTGCTTTTCGATATTGTAAAAATTGATGGAGACGCTTTAAGTTATGAAAATCGTGGACAATACGGAAGAGGAGCTGGTTGGTCTGCCGCCAATAGCGTTATTTGGGAAACGTCGGCATCAAAAATAACTTGTTATAGTCCGCCAACAGCTCAAAATTGGGCGTTTGGTGTTTGGGGCGGTATCATGACAGGTAATGGTCATTGGAAAGATGTAAATAACCACATTACCCCAAGAAGCTTGTTTTACGCCCAATTAGAAAATCGATTGGAAAAGCTCCCTATGGATCCTTATGTGTTCGATATGGGCTCCGAACCATCAACAAGTCCTACTTTAGAACAAGCTGAAGAATTAACAAAAGAAGCATTAAAGCCTATCATTAGTTTACCAGAATGGATTCAACACGTATCAAAATCAAATGCAATTCCTGTTAATACGTCAAAACTAAAATCTATTAATGATTTAAAACTGAATACCATCCGCGAAACTAGTGCTGAGCGGAGTCGAAGTAGCGAAAAAAATAATAAGTCAAAAGTTGAAATAAAAAACGGTTGGCTAACCTCTAACGGAAAAATTATTGCAGGAAAACAAGCAAATGTTCAGTGGTGGCGAGGTAGCTTAAGAGCCCATGATATTAAAAATGCTTCAGCGCATGTCACTCGATTTGTGCCGGGTAGAATAGGTACTGGATTTACTGATAATTTAGAGGAGGTTGTTGATTATTTCAGTAAAAAAAACATCGTTGCTTTAGAACATAATTACGGTTTATGGTACGAACGCCGCATGGACGACCACGAGCGAACTCGTAGAATCGATGCCGATGTTTGGCCACCTTTTTACGAACAACCTTTTGCAAGAACGGGACAAGGTTTGGCTTGGGATCATTTAAGTAAATACGATTTAACAAAATACAACGATTGGTATTGGAATCGGTTGGATAGTTTCGCCAATTTAGCTGAATCTAAGGGGCAGTTGTTAATTAATCAGCAATATTTTCAGCATAATATTTTAGAAGCAGGAGCGCATTGGTCAAGTTCGCCTTGGCGTTCTGCAAATAATATAAATGATACAGGTTTTCCAGAGCCAGTGCCTTATGCTGGCGATAAACGTATTTTTATGGCAGAACAGTTTTATGATGTTTCTAATGAAAACAGAAAAAAACTGCACCAGCAATTCATAAGAAAATCTCTAGAGAATTTTCATGATAATAGTAATGTCATTCAGCTTACCAGTGCCGAATATACAGGACCACTTCATTTTATGCAATTTTGGTTGGATGAGGTTGCAAAATGGAGAGATGAAACTTCAGGTAAGGGTATTATTGGTTTAAGCGCCACCAAAGATGTGCAAGATGCCATATTAGATGATGCTAAATATTCAAAAACAGTCGATTTAATTGATATTCGCTATTGGCATTACCGCGAAGACGGGACTGCTTATGCGCCCGAAGGCGGTAAAAACTTAGCGCCAAGACAACATGCCCGTAAAATGAAAACCGGTAAAGAAACCGAAGAACAAGTGTATAGAGCTGTTAGGGAATACCGCTCTAAATATCCTCAAAAAGTGGTGTTATATTCAACGAACGCATCACCAAGGTTTGGATGGCCTATTTTAATGGCAGGAGGTTCATTGGCAAATATTCCTAATATAGAAATCTCTGGTTTTTACAAAGCTCTATCTGAAATGAAAGTGGATGAAAATCAAAATGTCAATAGCAATTTTTGGACTTTAGAAAACAAGGGGGAATCATATCTTTTTTATCTGAAAAATACAAAAACGATAACGTTGGATTTATCTAATTTTCAAGGAACTTATGAAGTGTTTTGGATTGATTTATCTAGTGGTGATGTTATTTCAAAAACAATGATTAAAGGAAACACAATACAAACATTGTTAGCTCCATCAGTGCAAGCAAAAGCAGTCTTTATAAAAAAGAAATAA
- a CDS encoding glycoside hydrolase family 28 protein codes for MKKLFLVICISVLTAFVSVSSAANGWLNILKEGGNNKGVLCTEAIQKAIDKAEKNGGGTIYFPAGHYLTGALRLKNNITLHLDAGSVLKFSTNFDHYLPFVQLRWEGTVMKSFSPLLYAKDVENVTITGRGTIDGQGEAWWKEIWRIESSKEKLELTKYQKMTQEANADLETAPYYARTRSYLFHRPPLFQAFNCKNVRIEGVTIQNSPFWTINPAFCDNVTIDGVTIFNPYSPNTDGINPTSCKNVHISNCHISVGDDCITIKSGRDADGRKWATPTENVTITNCTMLSGHGGVVIGSEMSGGIKKITIANCVFDGTDRGIRLKAARGRGGVVEEIRVSNIVMNNIKQEAFMLNLFYDKNTVEEPVSERTPIFRNIHISNVTGTNVNTAGRVIGIPEMPVHNLSFSNINMDAKEGFSIHTATDVEFHDVKVNTTLGASFKIENVKNIILDNVSTQTPIKDTPIIKLDNVSNAMINNNFPMYKTQVFLEANGTETQAIYLKNNVFENVETVLKKGNDLKYPINIE; via the coding sequence ATGAAAAAGCTGTTTTTAGTTATTTGTATAAGTGTTTTAACTGCGTTTGTTTCTGTAAGTTCGGCAGCAAATGGGTGGTTGAATATTTTAAAAGAAGGTGGAAATAATAAAGGCGTTCTGTGTACTGAAGCCATTCAAAAAGCCATTGATAAAGCCGAAAAAAATGGCGGAGGCACTATTTATTTTCCTGCGGGCCACTATTTAACAGGTGCCTTAAGACTTAAAAACAACATAACATTGCATTTGGATGCGGGTTCGGTTTTGAAGTTTTCAACCAATTTTGACCATTATTTACCTTTTGTGCAATTGCGTTGGGAAGGTACGGTTATGAAAAGTTTTTCGCCATTACTGTATGCCAAAGATGTTGAAAATGTTACCATAACAGGTCGTGGAACTATCGACGGACAAGGGGAAGCGTGGTGGAAGGAAATTTGGCGTATTGAATCTTCTAAAGAGAAATTGGAACTTACCAAGTATCAAAAAATGACGCAAGAAGCCAATGCCGATTTAGAAACAGCTCCTTATTATGCTAGAACCAGAAGTTATTTGTTTCATCGCCCGCCATTATTTCAAGCATTTAATTGTAAAAACGTTAGAATAGAAGGTGTCACTATTCAAAACTCACCGTTTTGGACTATTAATCCTGCGTTTTGCGATAATGTCACTATTGATGGCGTTACCATATTTAATCCGTATTCACCAAATACGGATGGTATCAATCCAACCTCATGTAAAAATGTGCACATTTCGAACTGCCATATTAGTGTGGGTGATGATTGTATTACCATAAAATCAGGTCGTGATGCCGATGGTAGAAAATGGGCAACACCTACCGAAAATGTAACCATTACCAATTGTACCATGTTAAGTGGTCATGGTGGCGTCGTTATAGGCAGCGAGATGTCTGGAGGTATCAAAAAAATCACTATTGCCAATTGCGTGTTCGACGGTACCGATAGAGGCATCCGATTAAAAGCAGCTCGTGGTAGAGGTGGTGTGGTTGAAGAGATTCGTGTGTCTAATATTGTGATGAATAACATCAAACAGGAAGCCTTTATGCTGAACCTGTTTTACGATAAAAACACTGTTGAAGAGCCTGTTTCGGAAAGAACACCTATTTTTAGAAATATTCATATCAGCAATGTTACAGGAACTAATGTAAATACGGCGGGGCGTGTTATAGGAATTCCAGAAATGCCAGTCCATAATTTATCATTTTCAAACATAAATATGGATGCTAAAGAAGGGTTCTCAATTCACACGGCTACCGATGTGGAGTTTCACGATGTAAAAGTAAACACAACGCTTGGGGCTTCTTTCAAAATTGAGAATGTCAAAAACATCATTTTAGATAATGTTTCGACCCAAACACCTATAAAAGATACACCCATCATAAAATTAGATAACGTTTCGAATGCCATGATAAATAACAATTTCCCTATGTATAAAACCCAAGTGTTTTTGGAGGCAAATGGTACAGAAACACAAGCTATTTATTTAAAGAATAACGTTTTTGAAAACGTAGAAACGGTATTGAAAAAAGGGAATGATTTGAAATACCCGATTAATATAGAATAA
- a CDS encoding polysaccharide lyase: MKTSTNSIIKQVFIVLVICTGVQSAFAQYPEIPESLQAKTDSVLAKEDKRLQDIWESNYHIIKEESKQGRPYIPWAAYPGDLIKAAIPAFPGAEGGGAFTPGGRGGKIFVVTSLEDSGKGTFREACEALGARTIVFNVSGIIQLKKPISVRAPYITIAGQTAPGDGICIAGESLLLDTHDIIIRHMRFRRGATDVTRRDDALGGNVIGNVIIDHCSVSWGLDENISLYRHQFQANEKSKLEKLPAVNVTIQNTISSEGLDTYNHAFGSTIGGLNSTFIRNLWANNISRNPSIGMYGSFNFVNNVLFNWWNRSLDGGDYRSMFNIINNYFKPGPITPDDEPIRYRILKPESGYMVPKTFGRAYVSGNIVEGVPSVTANNWNGGVQIEDRSLEEAKEYLELIKQDQPFEMPHLTIMDTEQAYDFVLNNVGATLPKRDAVDTRVINYVKTGEINYKEGLENTIGKEFIKRRLPADSYKKGIITHPDQVGGYPEYKGKPYKDSDNDGMSDAWEKKYGLNPKDASDANKDLNGDGYTNIEKYINGINPIQKIDWTKSENNTDTLAKLPNGLLQ; encoded by the coding sequence ATGAAAACTTCAACAAATAGTATCATAAAACAAGTGTTTATTGTTCTGGTAATTTGTACAGGAGTACAATCGGCATTTGCACAATACCCAGAAATCCCAGAATCACTTCAAGCAAAAACAGATTCTGTTTTAGCTAAAGAAGACAAAAGATTGCAAGACATTTGGGAAAGTAATTATCATATCATTAAAGAAGAATCTAAGCAAGGCCGTCCTTACATTCCTTGGGCAGCGTACCCAGGCGATCTTATTAAGGCAGCCATTCCTGCTTTTCCAGGAGCTGAAGGCGGCGGTGCCTTTACACCTGGTGGTCGTGGAGGTAAAATATTTGTAGTGACCAGTTTAGAAGATAGCGGAAAAGGCACTTTTAGGGAAGCCTGTGAAGCCCTGGGCGCTAGAACTATTGTGTTTAACGTGTCTGGAATCATTCAGTTGAAAAAACCTATTAGTGTGCGTGCACCTTATATTACCATAGCTGGTCAAACTGCGCCAGGCGACGGTATTTGTATTGCCGGTGAATCGTTGTTGTTGGATACGCACGACATCATCATCCGTCACATGCGTTTTCGTAGAGGTGCTACCGATGTCACCAGAAGAGACGATGCTTTAGGCGGCAACGTCATAGGAAACGTTATCATCGATCATTGTTCGGTAAGTTGGGGCTTAGATGAAAATATTTCATTGTACAGACACCAATTTCAAGCCAACGAAAAATCAAAATTAGAAAAATTACCCGCAGTTAACGTTACCATTCAAAATACCATATCATCTGAAGGGTTGGATACCTATAACCATGCTTTTGGCAGTACTATCGGCGGTTTAAATAGTACATTTATTCGTAATTTATGGGCGAATAATATTTCTAGAAACCCTTCAATAGGCATGTATGGGAGTTTTAATTTTGTAAATAATGTGTTGTTTAATTGGTGGAACCGCTCGTTAGATGGTGGCGATTACCGTTCTATGTTTAACATCATCAATAACTATTTCAAACCAGGGCCAATAACGCCGGACGATGAACCAATTCGTTACAGAATACTAAAACCTGAATCGGGTTATATGGTACCAAAAACTTTTGGGAGGGCCTATGTTTCTGGGAATATTGTTGAAGGTGTACCAAGTGTAACAGCAAATAACTGGAATGGTGGGGTGCAAATTGAAGACCGTTCGCTTGAAGAAGCTAAAGAATACTTAGAATTAATTAAACAAGATCAACCATTTGAAATGCCGCATCTTACCATTATGGATACAGAACAGGCTTACGATTTTGTTTTAAATAATGTTGGTGCCACTTTACCTAAACGAGATGCCGTTGATACACGGGTGATTAACTATGTTAAAACAGGTGAAATTAACTACAAAGAAGGATTGGAAAATACCATTGGTAAAGAGTTTATTAAAAGACGTTTGCCTGCCGATTCTTATAAAAAAGGAATTATAACGCATCCAGATCAAGTAGGCGGTTATCCAGAATATAAAGGAAAACCTTATAAAGATTCGGATAACGATGGTATGTCTGATGCTTGGGAGAAAAAATATGGTTTAAACCCTAAAGACGCTTCCGATGCTAACAAAGATTTGAATGGTGATGGTTATACCAATATTGAAAAATATATAAATGGTATCAATCCAATTCAGAAAATAGATTGGACTAAATCTGAAAACAATACCGATACTTTGGCAAAACTGCCAAACGGTTTATTGCAATAA